A part of Cannabis sativa cultivar Pink pepper isolate KNU-18-1 chromosome 6, ASM2916894v1, whole genome shotgun sequence genomic DNA contains:
- the LOC133039173 gene encoding uncharacterized protein LOC133039173 — MEGETIKMMNQDLVRLDRFDGSNFTRWQDKVRFLLTTLKIAYILESTLEPLPAQSEKDTPEMVEKRRKREEDNLLCRGHILNALSDRLYDLYTNTNSAKEIWNALEAKYKAEEEGTRKFLISQYFEFSFSDAKDLLPQIHELQIIVNKLKVLKIELPEAFQVGAIVAKLPPTWKGYRKRILHKNEDYSLEEIQNISESKRNRD, encoded by the coding sequence ATGGAAGGTGAGACCATCAAAATGATGAATCAAGACCTAGTGAGGTTGGATAGGTTTGATGGATCCAACTTTACTAGGTGGCAAGATAAAGTGAGGTTTCTCTTGACCACACTCAAGATAGCATATATTCTTGAGTCTACTTTGGAGCCTCTACCCGCTCAATCCGAGAAAGACACTCCcgagatggtggagaagagaaGGAAGAGAGAGGAGGACAATCTCCTATGTAGAGGTCATATTCTAAATGCCTTGTCTGATAGGCTATATGATCTCTACACTAATACTAATTCCGCGAAGGAGATTTGGAATGCTTTGGAAGCAAAATACAAGGCGGAAGAAGAAGGTAcaagaaaatttttaatttcacaatattttgaattttcttttagtGATGCTAAAGATCTTCTTCCTCAAATCCATGAGTTACAAATCATTGTGAACAAGTTAAAGGTTCTCAAGATTGAGCTTCCCGAGGCATTCCAAGTTGGTGCAATTGTGGCAAAGTTGCCACCAACTTGGAAGGGCTATAGGAAAAGAATCCTCCATAAAAATGAGGATTATTCATTGGAAGAGATCCAAAACATATCCGAATCGAAGAGGAATCGAGATTGA